The Leishmania mexicana MHOM/GT/2001/U1103 complete genome, chromosome 32 genome has a window encoding:
- a CDS encoding protein phosphatase 2A regulatory subunit,putative translates to MRRPASMFVVGRFFLVAPWLLVSAHCSILPTPPHHPKVQSDAKTRRHRPPLVRVGTLVALASCPAASLAAARSLSAMPPKLNLDGTLSTRASTVQERMTEEGQPGTYSPRVASSQAAKGLSGPSHAGGASANRLSSSGPSALGHTRSLSPPHLSSHEISLLEDGVMGISDPEMAAILASKSRHGSSERSSPMDRLSGMGPGGYSIPSKRRAAPLTTLVDHQQARQAIPQHSKDGDAAASARCNDDSASECSSSVLRAASTSPQSVKRRGTSPSAISHASSESAPAVARASLGATSSSALSQSTISIMTAEQLYIFGKPFQAYMSATSTRPSSTDTQVTLTATSASGAPAAKAAAASGTHMATTFHHNPSQYISALTSQGDFVAAGDRTGRVVVMRQREMAAGPRRTLLDIIQRSGEAEEDEAAKRHSSATSAASSSFSPSRHTTALNHVRDPYDFYVAQQAYVPVMDTLNSVEVSPTVTALAFLPRSGPTTYLLAANEKVPKLYKIMSVRESANPFRAVDKIGTKTIGPLTASSRTSTVAMKPASRYAMNHEYNINSICPIAYSEQFATADDATVLLWCIEYPDTSIETHDLRSPYEDGPRETIRAVRNFPHEPFLFFVATSGGSVRVVDTRQTLQWGDQAAQAFINPPREEDEPFSNVTNSICDCALSPSGRYIAGRDFMSVCLWDIRMAGNGGARNAPATPRRQAPAARGGDGNPECSMLRRWALHPHLRDDLDTIYQSNLLFDKFDVQFLSSRQVCTGGFNNTLYTMDVEGTSADTASDIRTFQLLKTEGISEFRRTTVSAHRPGENRISTGQGLGSRMTLMSRPCMSMSGMCGMMVACGQAVLQLSYNGLSR, encoded by the coding sequence ATGCGTCGCCCCGCCTCCATGTTCGTGGTTGGGCGTTTTTTTCTCGTGGCCCCATGGCTCCTCGTCTCCGCCCACTGCTCTATTCTTCCTACCCCGCCGCATCACCCTAAAGTACAATCCGACGCTAAAACACGACGACATAGACCTCCCCTCGTACGGGTCGGCACGTTGGTCGCACTCGCCTCGTGCCCCGCCGCATCTTTAGCAGCGGCTCGCTCGCTGTCGGCCATGCCACCGAAGCTCAACTTAGATGGCACGCtcagcacgcgcgcctccaCCGTGCAGGAGCggatgacggaggaggggcagccTGGGACGTACTCCCCCCGTGTGGCATCCAGCCAAGCGGCGAAAGGACTCAGCGGCCCTTCCCACGCAGGTGGCGCATCGGCGAACCGCTTATCTTCCTCAGGGCCTTCTGCCCTAGGCCATACCaggtcgctgtcgccgccgcacctgtCCTCGCACGAAATATCGCTCCTGGAGGACGGGGTAATGGGTATCTCTGACCCGGAGATGGCAGCCATCCTCGCTTCAAAGTCGCGTCACGGCTCGAGCGAGCGCTCTTCGCCGATGGACAGACTCAGCGGAATGGGGCCAGGAGGTTACTCGATTCCGAGcaagcgccgcgccgcacctCTTACGACGTTAGTCGATCACCAGCAGGCGCGCCAAGCCATTCCTCAACACTCCaaggacggcgacgccgcagcctcgGCGAGATGCAACGACGATAGTGCCTCTGaatgctcctcctccgtacTGAGAGCGGCCTCCACCTCTCCCCAATCTGTGAAGCGTCGAGGGACCTCTCCGTCTGCAATCTCGCATGCTTCAAGCGAGTCCGCCCCCGCAGTTGCAAGGGCTAGTCTTGGTGCCACGAGCTCGTCTGCGCTCTCACAGAGCACCATCTCCATCATGACGGCCGAGCAGCTGTACATATTCGGAAAGCCGTTCCAGGCCTACATGAGCGCCACCTCTACACGACCCTCATCAACCGACACACAGGTGACGCTTACAGCCACCAGCGCAAGTGGTGCCCCCGCTGCcaaggccgccgctgcctctggCACGCACATGGCAACAACTTTTCACCACAACCCCTCACAGTACATTTCCGCCCTCACCAGCCAGGGCGACTTTGTCGCGGCGGGTGACCGCACCGGGCGTGTCGTAGTGATGCGCCAGCGCGAGATGGCGGCTGGACCACGCCGCACTCTCCTCGACATCATCCAACGCAGCGGGGAGgccgaagaggacgaggctgCCAAGCGTCACTCGTcagccacctctgccgcctcaTCGTCGTTTTCCCCGTCTCGCCACACGACGGCCCTCAATCACGTGCGTGACCCGTACGACTTCTACGTCGCTCAGCAGGCCTACGTTCCCGTGATGGATACACTGAACAGCGTTGAGGTGTCGCCGACAGTGACAGCGCTGGCGTTCCTGCCGCGGTCCGGCCCCACAACGTATCTCCTTGCGGCGAACGAAAAGGTGCCGAAGCTGTACAAGATCATGTCTGTGCGGGAATCAGCCAATCCCTTCCGTGCGGTAGACAAGATTGGCACGAAGACAATCGGCCCACTGACCGCGAGTTCACGCACGTCTACGGTGGCCATGAAGCCGGCTTCTCGCTACGCCATGAACCACGAGTACAACATCAACTCCATCTGCCCCATCGCGTACAGCGAGCAGTTCGCGACCGCCGATGACGCGACGGTGCTTCTGTGGTGCATCGAGTACCCTGACACGTCAATCGAGACCCACGACCTGCGCTCCCCCTACGAGGACGGCCCACGCGAGACGATTCGCGCCGTCCGCAACTTCCCGCATGAACCgtttctcttcttcgtcgCCACTTCCGGTGGCAGCGTGCGTGTTGTCGACACACGGCAGACACTTCAATGGGGCGAtcaggcggcgcaggcatTCATAAACCCGccgcgcgaggaggacgagccGTTCAGCAACGTCACAAATAGCATCTGCGACTGCGCCCTCAGTCCCTCTGGGCGGTACATCGCCGGCCGCGACTTCATGTCCGTCTGCTTGTGGGATATCCGCATGGCTGGCAACGGTGGCGCGCGCAACGCGCCAGCAACCCCGCGTCGGCAGGCCCcagctgcgcgcggcggcgatggaaACCCCGAATGCAGCATGTTGCGGCGCTGGGCTCTGCACCCGCACCTGCGCGACGACCTCGACACCATCTATCAGTCGAACCTCCTCTTTGACAAGTTCGATGTGCAATTCTTGTCGAGCCGACAGGTGTGTACAGGGGGCTTCAACAACACCCTCTACACAATGGACGTGGAGGgcaccagcgccgacaccgccAGCGACATCCGTACCTTTCAGCTACTAAAGACGGAGGGGATTTCCGAATTCCGACGCACCACCGTGTCGGCGCACCGACCTGGCGAGAACCGCATCAGCACTGGGCAGGGCCTCGGCTCACGCATGACGCTCATGTCGCGGCCATGTATGTCCATGAGTGGGATGTGCGGGATGATGGTGGCGTGCGGACaggcagtgctgcagctcagcTACAACGGATTATCGAGGTGA
- a CDS encoding putative sterol C-24 reductase — MPTSKKSASRAASRSRSRSRKTSRPRSRTPSRSRALTPEEAYYATVERKFTPEKDKWHGNWEFNGPLGVSAIMIASHVLIYYFYVCIELFQGTIIYPGHPMLKGEKMQKVFFSFLAEHACPTVQSFCIFLGFLLLEYFLALVLPALYVKGLPLPSENGYRLTYKCNAVSAWYCMFIIVGLLHYYGVYPVNELRRNYGHFLTVATIVADIIAVWVYIAGYKRRIRMTGNFIYDFFMGSGLNFRLPGNIDVKLFAECRNSWVLLMMLTLSCAAEQYKELGYLTGNMTFMILAHLIYVNAVEKGEECVISTWDIYYEKFGWMLAYWNTCGVPFLYCMQSMYIQTVLKKKEYPRWVLVLMVCILLLAYYLWDAINSQKNHFRMRRSGVPMEIIRNTAFPQVPWCYVENPRMLKSATGELFVDGFYRYGRKLHYTVDLVMAFLWGSACGFESFIPFFYFFFFLCHLIDRERRDEHRCRAKYGKMWDEYVKLVPYRFIPYIY, encoded by the coding sequence ATGCCAACAAGTAAGAAGTCCGCCAGCCGCGCTGCCTCTCGCAGCCGCTCTCGCTCGCGTAAGACAAGCCGCCCGCGCTCCAGAACTCCCAGTCGCTCCAGGGCTCTCACGCCCGAGGAAGCGTACTACGCCACGGTGGAGCGCAAGTTCACCCCGGAGAAGGATAAGTGGCATGGGAACTGGGAGTTCAACGGCCCCCTCGGTGTTTCGGCCATAATGATCGCGTCGCATGTGCTCATCTACTACTTCTACGTGTGTATCGAGTTGTTCCAGGGAACGATCATCTACCCCGGCCATCCCATGCTGAAGGGCGAGAAGATGCAGAAAGTGttcttctccttcctcgctGAGCACGCCTGCCCGACGGTGCAGTCGTTCTGCATATTCCTTGGCTTCCTGCTGCTGGAGTACTTCCTGGCCCTGGTGCTGCCCGCATTGTACGTTAAAGGactgcctctcccctccgAGAACGGGTACCGCCTGACCTACAAGTgcaacgccgtcagcgcATGGTACTGCATGTTTATCATCGTCGGCCTTCTACACTACTACGGGGTGTACCCGGTAAAtgagctgcgccgcaacTACGGTCACTTCCTCACCGTAGCCACCATCGTCGCGGACATCATCGCCGTGTGGGTCTACATCGCTGGCTACAAGCGCCGCATCCGCATGACGGGCAACTTTATCTACGACTTCTTCATGGGCAGCGGCCTCAACTTCCGCCTGCCGGGCAACATCGACGTGAAGCTGTTTGCCGAGTGCCGAAACTCGTGGGTCCTTCTCATGATGCTCACTctcagctgcgccgcggagCAGTATAAGGAGCTGGGGTACCTCACCGGCAACATGACCTTTATGATCCTCGCACACCTAATATACGTCAATGCTGTTGAGAAGGGCGAGGAGTGCGTCATCTCGACGTGGGACATCTACTACGAAAAGTTCGGCTGGATGCTGGCGTACTGGAACACGTGCGGCGTGCCGTTCCTCTACTGCATGCAGTCCATGTACATTCAGACGGTGCTCAAGAAGAAGGAGTATCCGCGCTGGGTACTGGTGCTGATGGTGTGTATTCTGCTGCTGGCATACTACTTATGGGACGCGATCAACTCGCAGAAGAACCACTTCCGCATGCGCCGCAGTGGCGTGCCGATGGAGATCATCCGGAACACCGCCTTCCCGCAGGTGCCGTGGTGCTACGTTGAGAATCCCCGCATGCTCAAGAGCGCCACTGGCGAGCTCTTCGTGGACGGCTTCTACCGCTACGGCCGCAAGCTACACTACACCGTAGACCTGGTGATGGCGTTCCTGTGgggcagcgcgtgcggcttCGAATCCTTCATCCCCTTCTTCtactttttcttctttctttGTCACCTTATCGACCGCGAGCGCCGCGACGAACACCGCTGTAGGGCCAAGTACGGCAAGATGTGGGACGAGTATGTGAAGCTGGTGCCCTACAGGTTCATTCCGTACATCTACTAG